Proteins found in one Abyssibius alkaniclasticus genomic segment:
- a CDS encoding chloride channel protein, protein MAEAEKDQTDAPAPKGRLARLRAGLGAGAVQTGAVLARWRRAIGAELRAGLTTIRLKGPGQVQFWLIALVIGIVAGLAAIGFRVSILALQELFYGVDDFTLASHLAELHWGWVVAIPILGGLAVGLILHRFTPDGRAQNLASVIEGAALRDGRVQKRVGLASTLASLITLSTGGSSGREGPVVHLGAVISSWVSNVIHADGITARDLMGCAVAAAVSASFNAPIAGALFALEVVLRHFAVHAFAPIVIASVAGTVVSRLQMGNVTEFILPVNMLGFYEELPAFTILGLLCGFVAYAMMRAIFIAEDAGDYVARITRMPKWLRPAVAGALLGGIAISYPHIIGVGYETTEAALTGNLLLWEAIVFAITKCIAVAITFAGRMGGGIFSPSLMMGALTGLAFGAVATTIFPGVSGTETLYALAGMGAVAAAVLGAPISTTLIVFELTGDWQAGIAVMVTVSLASALASRLVHRSFFLTQLERSGVHLAGGPQDYLPATISAGRLMRALGADNGPSESQLSDLVAQGVFVAPNDTLEKALPLLDKVGLLPVVRQAADGSGPEILGAVYHVDALKAYARALAETAREEHS, encoded by the coding sequence ATGGCTGAGGCCGAAAAAGACCAGACCGATGCGCCCGCCCCGAAAGGGCGGTTGGCGCGGCTGCGGGCCGGGCTGGGGGCGGGTGCGGTGCAAACCGGCGCGGTTTTGGCGCGCTGGCGGCGGGCCATCGGGGCCGAGCTGCGCGCCGGGCTGACCACCATTCGCCTGAAAGGGCCGGGGCAGGTGCAGTTCTGGCTGATCGCGCTGGTGATCGGCATTGTCGCCGGGCTGGCGGCCATCGGCTTTCGTGTCTCCATTCTGGCCCTGCAAGAGCTGTTTTACGGCGTCGATGACTTCACCCTTGCCAGCCATCTGGCCGAGCTTCATTGGGGCTGGGTGGTTGCCATTCCCATTCTGGGCGGGCTGGCGGTGGGGCTGATCCTGCACAGATTCACCCCCGATGGCCGTGCCCAGAACCTGGCCTCGGTGATCGAGGGTGCGGCTTTGCGCGACGGGCGGGTTCAAAAACGGGTGGGGCTCGCCTCGACCCTCGCCTCGCTCATCACGCTTTCAACCGGCGGCTCCAGCGGGCGCGAAGGGCCGGTCGTGCATCTGGGGGCGGTCATTTCAAGCTGGGTGTCCAATGTCATCCATGCCGATGGCATTACCGCGCGCGACCTGATGGGCTGCGCCGTGGCGGCGGCTGTTTCCGCCAGCTTCAACGCCCCCATTGCCGGTGCGCTGTTCGCGCTAGAGGTTGTGCTGCGCCATTTCGCCGTTCACGCCTTTGCGCCCATAGTCATAGCCTCGGTTGCCGGCACGGTGGTCAGCCGGTTGCAAATGGGCAATGTGACCGAGTTCATTTTGCCGGTGAACATGCTGGGTTTCTACGAAGAGCTGCCCGCCTTTACCATTCTTGGCCTGCTTTGCGGCTTTGTGGCATATGCGATGATGCGCGCGATCTTCATTGCCGAAGATGCGGGCGACTATGTGGCGCGCATTACCCGTATGCCGAAATGGCTGCGCCCGGCTGTGGCGGGGGCCCTGCTTGGCGGAATTGCCATTTCCTATCCGCATATCATTGGTGTGGGCTATGAAACCACCGAAGCCGCGCTGACCGGCAACCTGTTGCTTTGGGAGGCGATAGTTTTCGCCATAACGAAATGCATTGCCGTGGCCATTACCTTTGCCGGGCGCATGGGGGGCGGGATATTCTCGCCCTCGCTGATGATGGGGGCGCTGACCGGGCTGGCCTTCGGGGCGGTGGCAACCACAATCTTCCCCGGCGTTTCAGGCACCGAAACGCTTTACGCGCTGGCGGGCATGGGGGCGGTGGCGGCGGCCGTGCTTGGGGCGCCAATTTCCACCACATTGATCGTGTTTGAACTGACGGGCGATTGGCAGGCCGGGATTGCGGTGATGGTGACCGTCTCGCTTGCCTCGGCCCTTGCCAGCCGTCTGGTGCATCGCTCCTTCTTTCTGACGCAGCTCGAGCGCAGTGGCGTGCATCTGGCAGGCGGGCCGCAAGACTATCTGCCCGCCACAATTTCGGCGGGCCGCCTGATGCGCGCGCTGGGGGCCGATAACGGCCCGTCTGAAAGCCAGTTGAGCGATCTGGTGGCGCAAGGCGTGTTCGTGGCCCCCAATGACACGCTTGAAAAGGCGCTGCCATTGCTCGACAAGGTCGGCCTCTTACCCGTTGTGCGGCAAGCCGCCGATGGGAGCGGGCCGGAAATTCTGGGTGCGGTTTACCATGTCGATGCGTTGAAAGCCTATGCCCGCGCCTTGGCTGAAACGGCGCGCGAAGAACATTCCTGA
- a CDS encoding Gfo/Idh/MocA family protein, giving the protein MDKPLNFGVLGASHFAASAMAPAIHAAQGARLAALASQNPANIAKFTGFCPDLRVHDSYEALLADPEIDAVYIPLPNHLHVEWALKANAAGKHVLCEKPIALRATEIDQLIAARDTSGLQLAEAYMIVHHPQWQRARALLGEGMIGEIRHVDGVFSYFNADAANIRNRPETGGGALRDIGVYPFGAARWMLGAEPESIAHAMLHIENGVDTTAHVSAEFGGASFSAMVSMRMANRQAMVFHGTKGVMSLQTPFNAGVFDLAQIELSLPDNRRVVERFPAVNQYVLQVQAFCDAARNGTAYAWPLEQARGTQAMLEMVFAAAAG; this is encoded by the coding sequence ATGGATAAACCACTCAATTTCGGCGTGTTGGGCGCATCGCATTTTGCCGCAAGCGCAATGGCACCGGCCATTCATGCCGCACAGGGCGCACGCCTTGCCGCCCTTGCCAGCCAGAACCCCGCCAATATTGCGAAATTCACCGGCTTCTGCCCCGATTTGCGCGTGCATGACAGTTATGAAGCCCTGCTCGCCGACCCTGAGATTGACGCCGTTTACATCCCGCTGCCCAACCACCTGCATGTCGAATGGGCGCTCAAGGCCAATGCGGCGGGCAAGCATGTGCTGTGCGAAAAGCCGATCGCGCTGCGGGCCACGGAAATTGACCAGCTCATCGCCGCGCGCGATACCAGCGGGCTGCAACTGGCCGAGGCCTATATGATCGTCCACCATCCGCAATGGCAGCGCGCGCGGGCGCTGCTGGGTGAGGGCATGATTGGTGAAATCCGGCATGTCGACGGGGTGTTCAGCTATTTCAACGCCGATGCCGCCAATATCCGCAACCGCCCGGAAACCGGCGGCGGGGCGCTGCGCGACATCGGTGTCTATCCGTTTGGCGCGGCGCGCTGGATGCTGGGGGCGGAGCCAGAGTCCATTGCCCATGCGATGCTGCATATCGAGAACGGTGTCGATACCACCGCGCATGTCAGTGCCGAATTTGGTGGCGCAAGCTTCAGCGCAATGGTGTCGATGCGCATGGCCAACCGGCAGGCGATGGTGTTTCACGGCACAAAGGGCGTGATGAGCTTGCAAACACCGTTCAATGCGGGGGTGTTTGACCTTGCACAGATCGAACTGTCCTTGCCCGACAACCGCCGCGTTGTGGAACGTTTTCCGGCAGTCAACCAATATGTGCTGCAGGTGCAGGCCTTTTGCGATGCCGCGCGCAATGGCACGGCTTATGCCTGGCCGCTGGAACAGGCGCGCGGCACGCAGGCCATGCTTGAAATGGTGTTCGCGGCGGCGGCTGGCTAG
- a CDS encoding VOC family protein, translating into MTPQRVTLITLGVDDLPRAKAFYNALGWVEARALESVVFFQMQGAVLGLFGRAALAEDQGRKGAALGTGAMSLAQNFSTRAEVDTAFATALAAGARALKAPEEVFWGGYSGYYADPDGHVWELAMNPFWPLNADGTLTLPDDPEQI; encoded by the coding sequence ATGACCCCGCAGCGCGTAACCCTGATCACGCTGGGGGTCGATGACCTGCCCCGCGCCAAGGCGTTTTACAACGCGCTTGGCTGGGTCGAGGCGCGCGCACTTGAATCTGTTGTGTTTTTCCAGATGCAGGGCGCGGTTCTGGGGCTGTTTGGCCGCGCGGCCCTGGCTGAAGACCAGGGTCGCAAGGGCGCAGCACTTGGCACGGGCGCAATGAGCCTTGCGCAGAATTTCAGCACCAGGGCAGAGGTCGATACCGCCTTTGCAACTGCACTGGCGGCTGGCGCGCGCGCGCTCAAAGCCCCGGAGGAGGTGTTCTGGGGCGGCTATTCCGGCTATTACGCCGACCCCGATGGCCATGTCTGGGAACTGGCGATGAACCCGTTCTGGCCGCTCAACGCCGATGGCACACTGACCCTGCCAGACGACCCGGAACAGATCTAG
- a CDS encoding DUF427 domain-containing protein — MTDALRIEPAPGHYVLRGGGAVIGETDNAVWLYDDGPEPRLYLPRADIAMEFLDPSETVTQCHLKGTASYFSIVSKSMVIKDVAWSYESPLPGAEAIAGMLSFYDDKVTVERI; from the coding sequence ATGACAGACGCTTTACGGATTGAACCCGCACCGGGCCATTATGTGCTGCGCGGTGGTGGCGCGGTAATCGGTGAAACCGACAATGCCGTCTGGCTTTATGATGACGGGCCCGAACCACGGCTGTATCTGCCCCGCGCCGATATTGCGATGGAGTTTCTGGACCCGTCGGAAACGGTTACGCAATGCCATCTGAAAGGCACGGCCAGCTATTTTTCGATTGTCAGCAAAAGCATGGTCATCAAGGACGTGGCCTGGAGCTATGAATCCCCGCTGCCCGGCGCCGAAGCCATTGCCGGAATGCTGTCATTCTATGATGACAAGGTCACGGTCGAGCGGATATGA
- a CDS encoding aminopeptidase P family protein, producing MPRDTRKPDTMFQTFEASTSPHTGAERLKHLRNELARRGLDGFLVPRADAHQGENVAPADERLAWLTGFTGSAGLGLVLADKAGVEVDGRYRLQAIAQCDTTVFTPVHVPPATSGRWLAEHAPEGAMIGYDPMLHTADQIKALDEVLAAKGAKLVKCQSASGAPDNPIDAIWADQPTRPAAPIVPHPLEFAGVASADKRAALAESLRKAGLAACVLSLPDSIAWLLNIRGADIARTPVMLAFAIAYDDESVDLFVEPARITPALAAHFGPAVRPIAPADLGAVLRALEAPVGVDMASAPVWISDQLEHPRPLTDPCRLPKARKNTAELAGLRAAHLRDGAAMAEFLFWLESTATKGDLTEIDVVTKLEAIRATSNQMTDISFETICGAGPNGAIIHYRVTEDTNRAVTPGELLLVDSGAQYLDGTTDITRTVAIGTAPPEAVAPFTRVLAGMIDMSRIRFPEGIAGAHLDVLARAALWVAGQDYDHGTGHGVGAYLGVHEGPHGLARRATTPIEAGVVLSNEPGYYREGAFGIRLENLMATLPAEAIEGGDRPMHGFETLTLAPIDRRLIDAALLNSAQLDWLNGYHARVLAEIGPLVSTACQNWLRDACAPIS from the coding sequence ATGCCACGTGATACCAGAAAGCCGGATACCATGTTCCAGACCTTTGAAGCCTCGACATCGCCACATACGGGGGCCGAACGGCTGAAACATCTGCGCAACGAACTTGCGCGCCGTGGCCTTGACGGGTTTCTGGTGCCGCGCGCCGATGCCCATCAGGGCGAGAACGTCGCCCCCGCCGATGAGCGTTTGGCCTGGCTCACGGGGTTTACAGGCTCGGCCGGGTTGGGGCTGGTGCTGGCCGACAAGGCCGGGGTGGAGGTTGATGGCCGCTATCGCCTTCAGGCCATAGCACAATGCGATACAACCGTCTTTACCCCGGTGCATGTGCCCCCCGCCACCAGTGGCCGTTGGCTGGCCGAACATGCGCCGGAAGGTGCAATGATCGGCTATGATCCGATGTTGCACACTGCCGACCAGATCAAGGCACTGGACGAGGTTTTGGCCGCAAAAGGCGCAAAGCTGGTGAAATGCCAGAGCGCGAGCGGCGCGCCGGATAACCCGATTGATGCGATCTGGGCCGACCAGCCCACCCGCCCTGCCGCGCCCATCGTGCCGCATCCGCTGGAGTTTGCGGGGGTTGCCAGCGCCGATAAACGCGCCGCGCTGGCTGAAAGTCTGCGCAAGGCAGGCCTGGCGGCCTGTGTGCTTAGCCTGCCGGATTCGATTGCCTGGCTGCTGAATATCCGCGGGGCCGATATTGCGCGCACACCGGTCATGCTTGCCTTTGCCATAGCCTATGACGATGAAAGCGTTGATCTTTTCGTAGAGCCTGCGCGCATTACCCCCGCGCTTGCCGCGCATTTCGGCCCGGCGGTCCGGCCCATTGCCCCCGCCGATCTTGGCGCGGTTCTGCGCGCGCTTGAAGCGCCTGTCGGGGTGGATATGGCCAGCGCGCCGGTCTGGATTTCTGACCAGCTTGAACACCCCCGCCCGCTGACCGACCCGTGCCGCCTGCCCAAAGCGCGCAAGAACACCGCCGAACTGGCCGGACTGCGCGCCGCGCATCTGCGCGACGGGGCGGCAATGGCCGAATTCCTGTTCTGGCTCGAGTCAACGGCAACCAAGGGCGATTTGACCGAAATTGACGTTGTCACAAAACTTGAGGCAATCCGCGCTACATCCAACCAGATGACCGATATTTCCTTTGAAACCATCTGCGGGGCCGGGCCGAACGGGGCGATCATCCATTATCGCGTAACCGAGGATACCAACCGTGCCGTAACCCCCGGCGAGCTGCTTTTGGTCGATAGCGGCGCGCAATATCTGGATGGCACCACCGATATTACACGCACCGTGGCCATCGGCACCGCCCCGCCCGAGGCTGTTGCCCCCTTCACGCGCGTGCTGGCCGGCATGATCGACATGTCACGCATCCGCTTTCCCGAAGGGATTGCCGGGGCGCATCTTGATGTGCTGGCGCGGGCGGCGCTTTGGGTCGCCGGGCAGGATTATGACCACGGCACCGGGCATGGGGTGGGTGCCTATCTGGGTGTGCATGAAGGCCCGCACGGGCTGGCCCGCCGCGCCACAACACCCATTGAAGCCGGTGTCGTGCTGTCCAACGAGCCGGGCTATTACCGCGAAGGGGCGTTTGGCATCCGGCTCGAAAACCTGATGGCCACCCTGCCCGCCGAGGCGATTGAGGGGGGCGACAGGCCCATGCACGGCTTTGAAACCCTGACGCTTGCGCCCATTGATCGGCGACTGATTGACGCGGCCCTGCTGAATTCTGCCCAGCTTGACTGGCTGAACGGCTATCATGCCCGCGTATTGGCCGAAATCGGCCCGCTGGTCAGCACCGCTTGCCAAAACTGGCTGCGCGATGCCTGCGCGCCGATTTCGTGA
- the cobT gene encoding cobaltochelatase subunit CobT, with translation MAKPSDNPSDPFKKALVEATRAIAGDGELNVTFSLDPAGLTGDGGLRLPQVSRRMAADEVIAARGTADALALKLRFHDAGVHRRYRPQGEVAAALYEAMETARCEAMGAETMPGTQRNIDARIGAEAKRMGYAQLRDAADAPLATAAGYYLRQMATGRALPEGADNVLNLWQGFLDSNAGDTLRNASDMMDDQASFARLARQVISDLGYGDQLGDDPDEMDDESEENAESEGEDSEPQDDGGEDESEGDPSDEESQESSEDEQQQQAQAALQDDADAEPMDDAEMQDGAPPDETAPPPPISEADVNYKVYQTAFDEEILAEDLADPAELERLRSYLDQQLEPLKGAVSRLANKLQRRLQAQQNRAWEFDLEEGTLDAARLARVVANPTTPLSFKQEQDTEFRDTVVTLLLDNSGSMRGRPISIAAICADVLARTLERCQVKCEILGFTTRAWKGGQSREAWLAANRPALPGRLNDLRHIVYKSADAPWRRARPNLGLMMKEGLLKENIDGEALEWAHRRITSRREARKILMVISDGAPVDDSTLSVNPANYLEKHLRDVIEMVERRRAVELLAIGIGHDVTRYYKRAVTITDVEQLAGAMTEQLASLFETDSRKRARISAFA, from the coding sequence TTGGCTAAACCATCCGACAACCCCTCTGATCCGTTCAAAAAGGCGCTGGTGGAAGCCACGCGCGCGATTGCGGGTGATGGCGAGCTGAACGTGACATTCTCGCTCGACCCGGCGGGGTTGACGGGCGATGGCGGGCTGCGCTTGCCGCAGGTTTCCCGCCGCATGGCTGCCGATGAGGTGATTGCCGCGCGCGGCACCGCCGATGCGCTGGCGCTGAAGCTGCGCTTTCACGATGCGGGCGTGCATCGGCGTTACCGTCCGCAGGGCGAGGTGGCGGCGGCCTTGTATGAGGCGATGGAAACCGCGCGCTGCGAGGCGATGGGGGCGGAAACCATGCCCGGCACGCAGCGCAACATAGATGCGCGCATCGGGGCCGAGGCAAAGCGCATGGGCTATGCGCAACTGCGCGACGCCGCCGATGCACCGCTGGCCACGGCGGCGGGCTATTACTTGCGCCAGATGGCCACGGGCCGCGCCCTGCCCGAAGGGGCCGATAATGTGCTGAACCTCTGGCAGGGGTTCCTTGACAGCAATGCCGGCGACACGTTGCGCAATGCCTCGGACATGATGGATGACCAGGCCAGCTTTGCGCGGCTGGCGCGGCAGGTCATCTCCGACCTTGGCTATGGCGACCAGTTGGGCGATGACCCCGACGAGATGGATGACGAGTCCGAGGAGAACGCGGAATCCGAGGGCGAGGATAGCGAACCGCAAGACGATGGCGGCGAGGATGAGAGCGAGGGCGATCCTTCCGACGAGGAGAGCCAGGAAAGCAGCGAGGACGAGCAGCAGCAGCAGGCCCAGGCCGCCTTGCAGGATGATGCCGATGCCGAGCCGATGGACGATGCCGAAATGCAGGACGGCGCCCCGCCCGATGAAACCGCGCCACCGCCCCCCATTTCGGAGGCTGATGTCAACTACAAGGTTTACCAGACCGCGTTCGACGAGGAAATTCTTGCCGAAGACCTTGCCGACCCTGCCGAGCTGGAGCGTTTGCGCAGCTATCTGGACCAGCAGCTAGAGCCGCTGAAAGGCGCGGTCAGCCGCCTTGCCAACAAGCTGCAACGCCGCCTGCAGGCCCAACAAAACCGCGCCTGGGAGTTTGACTTGGAAGAAGGCACGCTCGATGCCGCCCGCCTTGCGCGCGTGGTGGCCAACCCGACGACGCCGCTTTCCTTCAAGCAGGAACAGGATACCGAGTTTCGCGACACGGTGGTGACGCTGCTGCTCGACAATTCCGGCTCGATGCGCGGGCGCCCCATTTCCATTGCCGCGATCTGCGCCGATGTTCTGGCCCGCACGCTGGAACGCTGCCAGGTGAAATGCGAGATTCTGGGGTTCACAACCCGCGCCTGGAAGGGCGGGCAAAGCCGCGAGGCATGGCTGGCGGCCAACCGCCCCGCTTTGCCCGGCCGGCTGAATGACTTGCGCCATATCGTCTATAAATCGGCCGATGCGCCGTGGCGGCGGGCGCGGCCGAATTTGGGCCTGATGATGAAAGAAGGCCTGCTCAAGGAAAACATAGACGGCGAGGCGCTGGAATGGGCGCATCGGCGCATTACGTCCCGCCGCGAGGCGCGCAAGATTCTGATGGTGATTTCCGATGGTGCGCCGGTCGATGACAGCACGCTCAGCGTGAACCCGGCCAACTATCTGGAAAAACATCTGCGCGATGTCATTGAAATGGTCGAGAGGCGGCGCGCGGTCGAGCTTTTGGCCATTGGCATTGGCCATGATGTGACCCGCTATTACAAGCGCGCCGTGACCATAACCGATGTCGAACAGCTGGCCGGTGCCATGACCGAACAGCTTGCCAGCCTGTTTGAGACCGACAGCCGCAAACGCGCGCGCATCAGCGCATTCGCCTGA
- the cobS gene encoding cobaltochelatase subunit CobS, with product MEQRIKPTEDIDVREVFGIDSDMSVKGFEERSDRVPDIDSTYKFDPDTTLAILAGFRNNRRVMIQGYHGTGKSTHIEQVAARLNWPCVRVNLDSHVSRIDLIGKDAIKLKDGKQVTEFQEGILPWALRNNCAIVFDEYDAGRPDVMFVIQRVLETDGKLTLLDQNKVITPHPYFRIFATSNTVGLGDTTGLYHGTQQINQGQMDRWSLVATLNYLSHDAEAAIVLSKSPHYNSEKGRKTIGRMVTVADLSRAAFKNGDISTVMSPRTVITWAQNAEIFGSVGFAFRLTFLNKCDELERQTVAEFYQRCFDEELPESAVSMSLG from the coding sequence ATGGAACAACGCATCAAGCCCACCGAAGATATTGACGTTCGCGAAGTATTCGGAATTGATTCCGATATGTCGGTGAAGGGCTTTGAAGAGCGGAGCGACCGTGTGCCCGATATCGACAGCACCTACAAGTTCGACCCGGACACCACGCTGGCTATACTGGCAGGCTTTCGCAACAACCGGCGCGTGATGATCCAGGGCTATCACGGCACGGGCAAATCGACGCATATCGAACAGGTTGCCGCGCGGCTGAACTGGCCCTGCGTGCGCGTGAACCTTGACAGCCATGTCAGCCGGATCGACCTGATCGGCAAGGACGCGATCAAGCTGAAAGACGGCAAGCAAGTCACCGAGTTTCAGGAAGGCATTCTGCCCTGGGCGCTGCGCAACAACTGCGCGATTGTGTTTGATGAATATGATGCAGGCCGCCCCGATGTGATGTTCGTCATCCAGCGCGTGCTGGAAACCGATGGCAAGCTGACCCTGCTTGACCAGAACAAGGTGATTACCCCGCACCCGTATTTCCGCATTTTCGCCACCTCCAACACGGTGGGTTTGGGCGATACGACCGGGCTTTACCACGGCACGCAGCAGATCAACCAGGGCCAGATGGACCGTTGGTCGCTTGTCGCCACGCTGAACTATCTCAGCCATGATGCCGAGGCGGCGATCGTGCTGTCCAAATCCCCGCATTACAATTCCGAAAAAGGCCGCAAAACCATTGGCCGCATGGTTACCGTGGCGGATTTGTCGCGCGCCGCGTTCAAAAACGGCGATATTTCGACGGTGATGTCACCCCGCACTGTCATCACTTGGGCCCAGAATGCCGAGATTTTCGGCTCCGTCGGCTTCGCCTTCCGCCTGACCTTCCTGAACAAATGCGACGAGCTGGAGCGCCAGACGGTCGCCGAATTCTACCAACGCTGCTTTGACGAGGAACTGCCCGAAAGCGCTGTGAGCATGAGCCTTGGCTAA
- a CDS encoding sigma-70 family RNA polymerase sigma factor: MQLNDVEKLIGQVALRDRAAFLALYQATSAKLFGVCLRILGDRAESEDALQEAYVRIWQRADQYAQRGYSPMTWLITIARNLAIDHLRARRAPADGTEVLETLPDSGPNPEQAALAADEGAQLGACLDGLDPVHSDAVRRVYLDGDSYQDLATRHDVPLNTMRTWLRRSLQKLKECLSK; encoded by the coding sequence GTGCAGTTGAATGACGTTGAAAAGCTTATCGGACAGGTTGCCTTGCGCGACCGTGCGGCGTTTTTGGCGCTCTATCAGGCGACTTCGGCGAAACTTTTTGGCGTTTGCCTTCGTATCTTAGGGGATAGGGCCGAGTCCGAGGATGCTTTGCAAGAAGCCTATGTCCGGATCTGGCAGCGGGCGGATCAATATGCGCAGCGGGGCTATTCCCCCATGACATGGCTGATCACCATCGCCCGCAACCTTGCGATAGACCATTTGCGCGCGCGCCGTGCGCCCGCCGATGGCACCGAGGTGTTGGAAACCCTGCCCGATAGTGGCCCCAACCCCGAACAGGCCGCGCTTGCGGCCGATGAAGGCGCCCAGCTTGGTGCCTGCCTCGACGGGCTCGACCCTGTCCATTCCGATGCGGTGCGCCGCGTCTATCTGGACGGTGACAGCTACCAGGATCTGGCGACACGCCACGATGTGCCGCTGAATACAATGCGAACCTGGCTGCGCCGCAGCCTGCAAAAACTGAAAGAGTGCCTGAGTAAATGA
- a CDS encoding anti-sigma factor, whose product MSDTDLHKPSDEDSAAEYALHLMAPAERAAFEARLAAEPALRAMVDFWHDRLSPLDGEFAPAVPPANLFAKVEARLFETPARRRLWWPWLAGGLVAAALAVVVLQPGLFAPDAPVYTAEMADESRSIVLTAAVNAATGALTVTRVSGIVPEGRDQELWLIVPEVDAPISLGVLPDTVTEITIPETFRANLNQAVLAISDEPSGGSPTGVATGAVLAVGPLALN is encoded by the coding sequence ATGAGCGACACCGACCTGCATAAACCTTCAGACGAGGACAGCGCCGCTGAATACGCGCTGCATCTGATGGCGCCTGCAGAGCGGGCGGCGTTCGAGGCGCGTTTGGCGGCTGAACCCGCCTTGCGCGCAATGGTCGATTTCTGGCACGACCGCCTGTCGCCGCTGGATGGTGAATTCGCCCCTGCCGTGCCGCCCGCCAATCTGTTTGCCAAGGTCGAGGCGCGCTTGTTTGAAACCCCAGCCCGCCGCCGCCTATGGTGGCCGTGGCTGGCGGGCGGGCTTGTGGCCGCAGCCCTGGCCGTGGTTGTGCTGCAACCCGGCCTGTTCGCCCCTGATGCGCCGGTTTACACCGCCGAAATGGCCGATGAATCCCGCAGCATCGTGCTGACTGCCGCTGTCAACGCCGCAACCGGCGCGCTGACCGTGACGCGTGTTTCCGGCATTGTGCCCGAAGGTCGCGACCAGGAGCTTTGGCTGATCGTGCCCGAGGTGGACGCGCCAATTTCACTGGGTGTGCTGCCCGATACCGTGACCGAAATCACCATTCCCGAAACCTTCCGCGCCAATCTGAACCAGGCGGTTCTGGCCATTTCGGATGAGCCTTCGGGTGGCTCGCCAACGGGCGTTGCAACCGGCGCCGTGCTGGCCGTCGGGCCGCTTGCGCTGAACTGA
- a CDS encoding fasciclin domain-containing protein translates to MKIRMMTAAIALSMTAGTAFAESHSMGNPMVGGAEMFETMNIVENAMNSADHTTLVAAVAAAGLVETLQGEGPFTVFAPVNAAFDALPEGTVESLLLPENKDTLVKILTCHVVPTNALSDAIRGMVDDDGGVHNVETVGGCTLKVSYGADDNIMIEDETGGVANVTIADVKQSNGVIHVIDRVLLPAM, encoded by the coding sequence ATGAAGATCCGTATGATGACCGCCGCTATCGCCCTGTCGATGACCGCAGGCACCGCATTTGCCGAAAGCCATTCAATGGGCAACCCGATGGTGGGTGGCGCTGAAATGTTCGAAACCATGAACATTGTAGAAAACGCCATGAACTCGGCCGACCACACCACGCTTGTGGCCGCTGTTGCCGCCGCCGGTCTGGTTGAAACCTTGCAGGGCGAAGGCCCGTTCACCGTGTTTGCCCCGGTCAACGCGGCGTTTGATGCGCTTCCCGAAGGCACGGTTGAAAGCCTGTTGTTGCCGGAAAACAAAGATACGCTTGTCAAGATCCTGACCTGCCATGTTGTTCCAACCAATGCGCTTTCAGATGCCATTCGCGGCATGGTTGATGATGATGGCGGCGTCCACAACGTGGAAACCGTTGGCGGCTGCACGCTGAAAGTCAGCTATGGCGCCGATGACAACATCATGATCGAAGACGAAACAGGCGGGGTCGCAAATGTGACGATTGCAGACGTTAAACAGTCAAATGGTGTTATCCATGTGATCGACCGCGTCCTGCTGCCAGCGATGTAA
- a CDS encoding J domain-containing protein: MRRRTPLEFDISVSADKKKRARARGMSGAVETSSRKCDQAGCEKPGKYRAPKSVDNPDEFHWFCLDHVRAFNQKWNFFDAAAAPSPDEQVQADGVWGRATKPFSGSSEKLRNANPEGRAWHRFGFDDPHELLGDKATLNPASPTARSSQRRLPPTERKALDILGAKDDMTKAEIRKVYKALVKDLHPDTNSGSRADEDRLTEVVWAWDQVKASRSFRD; the protein is encoded by the coding sequence ATGCGCCGTCGCACGCCACTCGAATTTGATATTTCCGTGTCTGCCGACAAGAAGAAACGGGCCCGTGCGCGCGGCATGTCGGGGGCTGTGGAAACCTCGTCGCGCAAATGCGACCAGGCGGGCTGCGAGAAGCCCGGCAAGTATCGTGCGCCCAAAAGCGTGGACAACCCCGACGAGTTCCACTGGTTCTGCCTTGATCATGTGCGCGCCTTCAACCAGAAATGGAACTTTTTTGACGCCGCCGCCGCCCCCAGCCCCGATGAGCAGGTGCAGGCCGATGGCGTGTGGGGCCGGGCGACCAAGCCGTTTTCAGGCTCAAGCGAAAAGCTGCGCAATGCCAACCCCGAGGGGCGCGCCTGGCACCGCTTTGGCTTTGATGACCCGCATGAACTGCTGGGCGACAAGGCCACGCTGAACCCCGCCAGCCCGACCGCACGTTCATCGCAACGCCGCCTGCCCCCGACCGAACGCAAGGCGCTGGATATTCTGGGCGCAAAGGATGACATGACCAAGGCCGAAATTCGCAAGGTTTACAAAGCCCTGGTCAAAGACCTTCACCCCGACACGAATTCCGGCAGCCGCGCGGATGAAGACCGCCTGACCGAAGTCGTCTGGGCCTGGGACCAAGTGAAGGCCAGCCGCAGCTTCAGGGATTAG